A region from the Corynebacterium tuberculostearicum genome encodes:
- a CDS encoding 3'-5' exonuclease, which translates to MGFLENLRNRYTPRTPGKPVFAVIDTETTGFNKRYDRIIEIAAVRADSHFNPIDSWHTLLNPDGKTIKNSHIHGITNDMVTTAPTFSEVYGDFTSYIDGMQLFAHNAPFDSKMIVSEVDRMTGGDDDEDEFFPFIDTIDLAKQILDRGPYNLPALLDRLGLDNPDAHAAVADATATVNMLHALFGSQRGEIGRQILHQGQAFHATNTWRTSHATPLLPRNI; encoded by the coding sequence ATGGGCTTTTTAGAAAACCTCCGCAACCGCTACACCCCACGCACACCGGGCAAACCAGTCTTTGCCGTCATTGACACCGAAACCACCGGCTTTAACAAGCGCTACGACCGCATCATTGAAATCGCTGCCGTGCGCGCAGACAGCCACTTCAACCCCATCGACTCCTGGCACACACTGCTCAACCCTGACGGCAAGACCATTAAAAACTCCCACATCCACGGCATTACCAACGACATGGTGACAACCGCCCCAACGTTTAGCGAAGTATATGGCGACTTCACTAGCTACATCGACGGCATGCAGCTATTCGCGCACAACGCGCCGTTTGACTCAAAAATGATCGTTTCTGAGGTCGACCGTATGACCGGTGGAGACGATGACGAGGACGAGTTCTTCCCGTTTATTGACACCATTGACCTTGCCAAGCAAATACTCGACCGTGGCCCCTACAACCTACCGGCACTCCTTGACCGCCTGGGACTGGACAATCCTGACGCCCACGCAGCAGTAGCCGATGCGACCGCCACAGTGAACATGCTCCACGCCCTCTTCGGGTCTCAGCGCGGCGAAATAGGACGCCAAATCCTGCACCAAGGCCAAGCATTCCACGCCACCAACACCTGGCGTACAAGCCACGCCACCCCACTGCTCCCCCGCAACATATAG
- a CDS encoding DUF2599 domain-containing protein, with protein MKLKNKLAAAAITGALIVPAQAQAMEDYFTNVDVENTPQGERVHVHHKGGRNYPNNAATSDKLHNEMWDEYTRKTPAHLHGQNMRDQLSCHISNAGFKDPWNLESWRPDVGYNKTVVALCNP; from the coding sequence ATGAAGCTGAAAAATAAGTTGGCAGCAGCTGCTATTACGGGTGCGTTGATTGTTCCGGCTCAGGCTCAAGCTATGGAGGACTACTTCACTAATGTAGACGTCGAGAACACTCCTCAAGGAGAGCGCGTACACGTGCATCACAAGGGAGGCCGAAATTATCCGAATAATGCTGCTACCTCCGATAAGCTGCACAATGAAATGTGGGATGAGTACACGCGAAAGACACCAGCGCATCTTCATGGGCAAAATATGCGTGATCAGCTCTCATGCCATATCTCGAACGCTGGATTCAAGGATCCCTGGAATCTAGAAAGCTGGCGTCCAGATGTTGGGTATAATAAAACTGTTGTTGCTCTATGTAATCCATAG
- a CDS encoding recombinase family protein, with amino-acid sequence MANDSGSHGQRVGYIRVSSVEQNNQRQKELLNASGRIDRFFEDKISGRTKTARPGLVECMAYVRDGDELVVSSIDRLARSLTDLRGIVDELTGKGVTVTFLHENLAFAKDTTDPRADLMLGILGSFAEFERAIIRERQAEGIALAKKAGKYKGRKPALSPQQVAEIKRRVLAGESKAVLAREFGVTRPTVYRALKNA; translated from the coding sequence ATGGCCAATGACTCCGGTTCACATGGGCAGCGGGTGGGCTATATCCGTGTCTCGTCGGTGGAGCAGAATAATCAGCGTCAGAAAGAACTACTCAATGCTTCTGGCAGGATTGACCGGTTTTTTGAAGATAAGATTTCCGGACGTACTAAGACTGCGCGCCCTGGGCTTGTCGAGTGTATGGCGTATGTGCGCGACGGGGACGAGCTCGTTGTGTCGTCGATTGATCGTCTCGCCCGTTCGCTTACGGATTTGCGCGGTATTGTTGATGAACTTACCGGCAAGGGCGTGACTGTTACTTTTCTGCATGAGAATCTCGCGTTTGCGAAAGACACCACAGATCCCCGCGCAGATTTAATGCTCGGCATTCTCGGTAGCTTCGCGGAGTTTGAACGGGCCATTATCCGCGAACGCCAAGCAGAGGGGATTGCGCTGGCCAAAAAGGCTGGCAAGTACAAAGGCCGCAAGCCTGCTCTTAGCCCGCAGCAGGTGGCGGAGATTAAGCGGCGCGTGCTGGCGGGGGAGTCGAAAGCAGTCTTGGCGCGGGAATTCGGGGTGACCCGTCCTACGGTGTATCGGGCGTTGAAAAACGCCTAA
- a CDS encoding SMI1/KNR4 family protein, which yields MKNYANLFEYTAQPADSQRILEFESKLGKKLPDDYKMLLSETGGGILNLEKCFLTDISLPDGDTLEVVVEDIFGNGTASNGAHVDLIDYATFLMDEWEIPEEVLLLAASEDGMHQCFVINYGLPDFPEGAVLYVDTDPDGIIMPVAESVDAFLSKLGPYPDQEETVEDAEPDNIGINGVRYGSLSEPLRKAISATPTPGIEKLLKQATELITKDLNPIITENSPESRTFYDVVYWIVQHIEPQHDPETFANGGREGQILTFPELMKNSFIVPGQKYELGYTLASLIMWWDRRVKEGVLKETDNGFILDEDYAGSVFDQLRQEEIQN from the coding sequence ATGAAAAACTACGCCAACCTTTTTGAGTACACTGCACAGCCAGCAGACAGTCAACGCATCCTTGAATTTGAAAGCAAGCTTGGCAAAAAGCTACCTGATGATTACAAGATGCTGCTTTCAGAAACTGGAGGCGGCATCCTCAACCTAGAAAAATGCTTCCTTACAGATATTTCCCTGCCTGATGGGGACACCTTGGAGGTCGTTGTTGAAGATATCTTCGGCAACGGCACAGCAAGCAATGGCGCTCATGTTGATTTGATTGACTACGCAACCTTCCTTATGGATGAGTGGGAGATTCCCGAAGAAGTCCTTCTCTTGGCTGCTAGCGAAGACGGAATGCATCAATGCTTTGTCATTAACTACGGCTTGCCAGATTTCCCAGAAGGCGCCGTATTGTACGTGGATACCGATCCCGATGGGATCATCATGCCCGTTGCAGAATCAGTCGACGCATTCTTGTCTAAGCTAGGCCCCTACCCAGACCAAGAAGAAACGGTTGAAGATGCAGAGCCGGATAACATCGGGATCAATGGTGTTCGATATGGCTCACTTTCTGAACCTCTCCGAAAGGCGATATCTGCCACTCCAACACCAGGAATCGAAAAGCTTTTAAAGCAGGCTACAGAGCTCATCACCAAAGATTTAAATCCAATAATCACCGAGAATAGCCCTGAAAGTCGAACCTTTTACGACGTTGTGTACTGGATTGTTCAGCATATTGAGCCCCAACACGATCCTGAAACATTTGCCAACGGAGGCCGAGAAGGACAAATACTAACCTTCCCAGAACTCATGAAGAACTCATTTATAGTTCCTGGTCAGAAATACGAACTCGGCTACACGCTCGCATCCTTAATCATGTGGTGGGATCGCAGAGTCAAAGAAGGAGTTCTCAAAGAAACCGACAACGGTTTCATCCTCGACGAGGATTACGCCGGTAGCGTCTTCGATCAGCTTCGCCAAGAAGAGATCCAAAACTAG
- a CDS encoding HNH endonuclease, with the protein MPRKTTPLQLKMVRIVCVLLAVILGTTFSSANAIAQTDSLRVSEQALQEQDARDFAVSMLDTSFESSRQAAITALSGSEHEWSAYVNGGREEAQLQDLRQILTTLSTVGGQQLQEQANRLLQSGSTDEISKFIDTGWQEAQRKDDRAQAWQAAQAEEGTSLKSAADKALREDTVEALSEFAAQGEDEARANDKRREVYELVDSELPTVSANASEALRIGTDTAIDEFLRYGQYVAADQDAEHMTVSQLVDLTIKESKTATEENNKAWMQADRAARAAEAARVATERSRDEALAADSAQQRAGNAATAAGKLATQSANMADQAVAASHEARAALQETAAALSRAAAASARAQSAAAQAASAANAAAYDAAAARGARVAAENARNAAQAAQQSQQAYRYAEEAAGHAQSAGQAAGSAARNADAAAAAASDAANAAGVSQQAANEARAGAARARAAAGRARAAANEVDRIVATIRSLVEQTRKAAREAAEHAEKSARAADDAAREAGNAHYAAQFAGQHAQLSSESAERARNNIQLAKSIHEQALTAAEERLRTERDFLKDQARLAREVQDTTDANRNQEEQRRNDLTQKMEEIRSSLPADESEFTPSENAISDLRQLALSAAQVGTPSVAGAAKVALSGNNEEDLIEYAFNAYPDAVYEDNLNLVSHWALNDPNEEIRNAADEAGYEDDVTIDEFVNVTVPEMRIPGLIEQAWALRDEAGPQVQTAADAALKEGTFTALDEFINKGGYEKARYLDQLQQAYALTDTGGEEVKIAAEAAVTGDRQQLNEFISVEQYRRAMLDEQRNAHNAEIDALLSAGQYAAEIASQQAANAQQAHKQATGDAQRAAEYARQAQRWAGSAQQSAQQAQNHVASADKALSFALQQQQRAHQAANSAEADANQAESNADQAASYAATAQSAAQAAATSAASARQSANAAGQDASLASQAANDAYFAAWEKEMAELEQARSAKAEGLIKTEPTSVLQKIKDAIGKESLDLILDLIGVTDVLKCFHGEVSGCLWTAVGLLPIGKAGKLIKAIPAIRKLIGKTGAIKRAIQYSPVKAALDDALIPAACAGLGVATYRNQHMTIRSGVYHTPAPGAHSYATIASKCKYPSTVKRVGASNRYPINAQFADGIWRNGDPAKMPPGFHEKYGDIRFTERGFPVFDKHVHTHPTQGVGDIKLKKPTGKSWKDIRQADKQFGIDREYRKKHELVWHHHEDENRMQLIPKELHQQVRHTGGYALWSKPLES; encoded by the coding sequence AGAAGCACAGCTACAAGATCTGCGCCAAATACTTACTACCTTGTCAACAGTTGGTGGACAGCAGCTACAAGAGCAAGCAAATCGTCTCCTTCAATCGGGTTCGACTGATGAGATAAGCAAGTTTATTGATACTGGATGGCAAGAAGCTCAACGTAAAGACGATAGAGCTCAAGCGTGGCAGGCAGCTCAAGCTGAAGAAGGAACAAGTCTAAAATCCGCTGCTGATAAAGCTCTGCGCGAGGACACAGTAGAAGCTCTCAGTGAATTTGCCGCCCAGGGTGAGGATGAGGCTCGGGCAAACGATAAGCGCAGGGAAGTCTACGAGCTCGTAGACTCAGAATTACCAACTGTTTCCGCGAACGCATCTGAGGCACTCCGAATTGGCACAGATACAGCAATTGACGAATTTCTTCGTTATGGGCAGTATGTGGCCGCTGATCAAGATGCTGAGCATATGACGGTATCCCAACTGGTAGATCTTACGATTAAAGAATCTAAGACAGCTACAGAGGAAAATAACAAAGCATGGATGCAAGCGGATCGTGCAGCGCGAGCCGCAGAAGCTGCACGAGTTGCAACAGAACGTTCACGCGATGAAGCTTTAGCAGCAGATTCTGCGCAACAAAGAGCAGGTAATGCTGCAACAGCAGCTGGAAAATTAGCTACTCAATCAGCCAATATGGCAGATCAAGCTGTAGCCGCATCTCATGAGGCGCGAGCTGCCCTTCAAGAGACTGCTGCTGCTTTATCAAGAGCTGCGGCAGCTTCTGCTCGCGCTCAGTCCGCAGCAGCACAAGCAGCTTCTGCCGCAAATGCTGCAGCTTACGATGCCGCTGCAGCACGTGGGGCGCGGGTAGCTGCCGAGAATGCCCGCAATGCAGCCCAGGCTGCACAACAATCCCAACAGGCCTATCGCTACGCGGAGGAAGCTGCAGGACATGCTCAATCTGCAGGTCAGGCAGCAGGATCAGCTGCCCGTAACGCGGACGCAGCCGCAGCTGCAGCCTCAGATGCAGCTAATGCAGCAGGCGTTAGCCAGCAGGCGGCGAATGAAGCTCGCGCAGGCGCCGCACGCGCTAGAGCAGCAGCAGGACGTGCCAGGGCAGCAGCTAACGAAGTTGACCGGATAGTCGCCACTATCCGTAGCCTGGTAGAGCAAACCCGCAAAGCTGCTAGAGAAGCTGCAGAGCATGCCGAAAAATCAGCACGAGCAGCAGATGATGCTGCTCGTGAAGCAGGAAATGCTCACTATGCAGCACAATTTGCAGGGCAACACGCTCAGCTTTCTAGTGAATCTGCAGAACGAGCACGAAACAACATCCAGCTTGCTAAATCTATCCACGAGCAAGCATTAACCGCTGCCGAAGAACGACTTCGCACAGAACGGGATTTCCTTAAAGACCAAGCTCGACTTGCACGCGAAGTTCAAGACACCACAGACGCAAATAGGAATCAAGAAGAACAACGCAGAAATGATCTAACTCAGAAAATGGAAGAGATACGTTCTTCTCTTCCAGCCGACGAAAGCGAATTTACTCCTTCCGAAAACGCAATATCTGATCTTCGCCAACTTGCGCTAAGCGCGGCGCAGGTTGGTACCCCGTCTGTAGCAGGGGCAGCCAAAGTGGCACTTTCGGGAAACAATGAAGAAGACCTTATTGAATATGCTTTTAATGCATACCCAGATGCAGTATATGAAGACAACCTAAATCTAGTCAGCCATTGGGCACTGAACGATCCCAACGAAGAAATACGTAACGCTGCTGATGAAGCCGGCTATGAAGATGACGTAACTATCGATGAATTCGTCAACGTGACAGTTCCAGAAATGCGTATTCCTGGACTTATTGAACAAGCCTGGGCTTTAAGAGATGAAGCAGGACCGCAGGTTCAAACTGCAGCTGACGCGGCCCTCAAAGAGGGAACGTTTACCGCGTTGGACGAATTCATCAACAAGGGAGGCTACGAAAAAGCCCGCTACTTAGATCAACTTCAGCAGGCTTATGCATTAACTGATACTGGCGGTGAAGAAGTAAAGATTGCAGCTGAGGCGGCAGTTACTGGCGATCGCCAGCAGCTCAATGAATTCATCTCAGTTGAGCAGTATCGCCGTGCGATGCTGGACGAGCAACGCAATGCTCATAATGCAGAAATAGACGCTTTACTCAGTGCTGGACAGTATGCCGCAGAAATAGCGTCACAACAAGCAGCTAATGCTCAGCAGGCGCACAAACAGGCAACTGGTGACGCGCAGCGCGCTGCAGAATATGCACGTCAAGCTCAACGTTGGGCAGGAAGCGCACAGCAATCAGCGCAACAGGCTCAAAATCATGTTGCGTCTGCTGATAAAGCACTTTCCTTCGCTCTCCAACAACAACAGCGAGCCCATCAGGCAGCAAATTCAGCAGAGGCAGATGCAAATCAGGCTGAATCCAATGCAGATCAAGCTGCGTCCTACGCAGCGACTGCACAATCAGCGGCACAGGCCGCGGCTACGTCCGCAGCTTCTGCACGTCAATCAGCAAACGCTGCAGGGCAAGATGCTTCTTTAGCATCCCAAGCTGCTAATGACGCTTATTTTGCCGCCTGGGAAAAAGAAATGGCAGAACTAGAGCAAGCCCGCTCAGCAAAAGCCGAAGGCCTTATAAAAACGGAACCAACAAGCGTTTTACAGAAAATTAAAGACGCTATTGGAAAAGAAAGCCTAGACCTCATCCTTGATCTCATTGGCGTTACCGATGTCTTAAAATGCTTCCACGGTGAAGTGTCGGGATGTTTATGGACAGCAGTCGGCCTACTTCCTATAGGAAAAGCAGGAAAGCTCATCAAGGCTATACCTGCAATCCGTAAGCTGATTGGAAAAACTGGCGCCATTAAACGCGCTATTCAATATTCTCCGGTCAAAGCTGCACTCGACGACGCACTAATACCAGCCGCTTGTGCTGGACTGGGAGTTGCTACTTACCGAAACCAGCATATGACCATTCGCTCAGGTGTGTACCACACTCCAGCGCCAGGAGCACACTCCTACGCAACCATTGCTTCCAAGTGCAAATATCCCTCGACTGTCAAAAGAGTTGGAGCATCTAACCGCTATCCGATCAACGCTCAATTTGCAGACGGGATTTGGCGAAATGGTGATCCAGCTAAGATGCCACCAGGATTCCATGAAAAATACGGGGACATTCGATTTACAGAACGCGGTTTTCCAGTTTTTGACAAGCATGTACATACACACCCGACACAGGGTGTTGGGGACATCAAACTTAAAAAACCCACAGGAAAAAGCTGGAAAGACATCCGTCAAGCAGATAAACAGTTCGGAATCGATCGTGAATATCGTAAGAAGCATGAACTTGTTTGGCACCACCACGAAGACGAAAATCGCATGCAGCTAATACCAAAGGAACTCCACCAACAGGTGCGACATACCGGTGGATATGCTTTATGGAGTAAACCCCTCGAATCGTAA